One segment of Monomorium pharaonis isolate MP-MQ-018 chromosome 6, ASM1337386v2, whole genome shotgun sequence DNA contains the following:
- the LOC118646042 gene encoding uncharacterized protein LOC118646042 — MKAPYEIEKFTHHPGIYFEKLGGLHQVESFWKVVIKIDVTTLSKRLAQVEKYVRKTDNLCKMIAVIGKETCENLHSVIAKGCERTNKLIERINSTYNTRIHKRGLIDGIGSVAKSLFGTMDANDEKLINEQLTVLHDSQELNKHAIKNQIKIMQATIAHIDNSERTIRQNENTLADATDKLRTKLLEDERQSNLHENFIIINAVLSDLTRDAEDVLEYLTFLKEGILHPRLTPISIIIESLKDASSQLPEGLYFPFRIKKNEWSTIEKFATVGAYCDQINIYTILRFPLISMPKYEILSVIPLPIPSQNNIFSFVEINNPLIAIDTEQRTYITLAKNDLRKCIEINTEYLCTENHPVYRINPDSICEIKMYLETKDHYKNCNIKNATSNHSLWIALSNSHSWLYSSPRKQVITLHCKDHGKIKETIEKVGKITLKNNCKLVTENTIIRSPKMSHETRVESYLPQYNISLLQKPGLENDTGLKEIKLKNIIPNPTELKNSKDKLEEIDNELDKNSSSIFQSPHFIFPMATSGTTIVIIIIAVVIGFIIIKKKKRNNNKRVTLDIDTEYTIPRSILKRSNSTRF, encoded by the coding sequence ATGAAGGCACCgtatgaaatagaaaaatttacgcACCATCCAgggatatattttgaaaagctaGGAGGATTACATCAGGTTGAATCCTTCTGGAAAGTGGTCATCAAGATAGACGTGACGACACTATCAAAACGACTCGCACAGGTAGAAAAATACGTACGCAAAACGGATAATCTATGCAAAATGATAGCAGTCATAGGGAAAGAAACATGCGAAAATTTACACAGCGTTATTGCAAAAGGGTGTGAAagaactaataaattaatagaacgcATAAACTCAACATACAATACAAGAATACACAAAAGAGGATTAATCGACGGGATAGGATCAGTCGCAAAATCATTGTTTGGTACGATGGACGCAaacgatgaaaaattaattaacgaacaACTAACGGTATTACACGACTCACAGGAATTAAACAAACACgcaataaaaaaccaaataaaaataatgcaagccACTATCGCTCACATTGATAACAGTGAAAGAACTATCCGACAAAACGAAAATACTCTCGCGGACGCGACAGACAAActaagaacaaaattattagaagaCGAACGCCAAAGTAACTTacacgaaaattttataataattaacgcgGTACTGTCTGATCTAACACGCGACGCGGAAGACGTACTagaatatttaacgtttttaaaagaaggaaTTCTGCATCCTCGGTTAACAcctatatcaataataatagaatcacTTAAAGACGCTAGCTCGCAATTGCCCGAAGGACTCTACTTCCCAttcagaataaaaaagaatgaatGGTCGACAATAGAGAAATTTGCGACAGTAGGCGCATACTgcgatcaaataaatatatatactattttacgATTCCCTCTAATTTCGATGCCAAAATACGAAATACTAAGTGTAATTCCGCTACCTATCCCAAGTCAGAACAACATTTTTTCGTTCGTAGAAATTAACAATCCCCTGATTGCAATAGACACAGAACAGCGTACTTACATAACCCTCGCAAAGAACGACCTGCGGAAATGCATAGAGATAAATACCGAATACCTATGCACGGAAAATCACCCCGTATATCGAATAAACCCAGACTCTATCTGcgagataaaaatgtatctagaAACGAaagatcattataaaaattgtaacataaaaaatgcgaCGTCGAACCACAGTCTTTGGATAGCGTTAAGTAATTCACACTCGTGGCTATACTCGTCACCACGAAAGCAAGTAATTACTCTACATTGTAAAGACCatggaaaaataaaggaaacaattgaaaaagtaggtaaaattacattaaaaaataactgtaagTTAGTGacagaaaatacaattataagatCACCCAAGATGTCACATGAGACAAGAGTAGAATCATATCTCCCTCAGTATAATATTTCACTACTACAGAAGCCTGGTTTAGAAAACGATACAGGtctcaaagaaataaaattaaaaaatattataccaaatccgacggaattaaaaaattccaaggATAAATTAGAGGAGATAGACAACGAActagataaaaattcaagttcgaTTTTTCAGTCGCcacactttatttttccaatggcGACAAGCGGAAcaacaattgtaataataataatagccgTAGTAAtaggatttattataataaaaaagaaaaaacggaaTAACAATAAGCGGGTGACATTAGATATAGATACAGAATATACGATACCGAGATCTATCCTAAAACGAAGCAACAGCACACGTTTCTAA